A single region of the Anaerolineales bacterium genome encodes:
- a CDS encoding DUF1926 domain-containing protein, with amino-acid sequence MTAPIFLSLVFHNHQPIGQFDYVTEHATHVSYLPLIEALERFRHVKVAMHFSGALLDWVQHHQHDLIERLRALVTRGQVELLSGGYYEPALIAIPDEDKIGQIEKLNTTLLNMFGTPPEGLWLAERIWEPHLARPIAQAAIKYAILDDTHFERVGFDKERDLFGYYMTEEQGASLAVFPSLTYLRYAIPYAPVETLFDWLRANAITPEGGRPPRLAMMADDSAKFGMFPGTYEYCWGDGKYIEELFTSFEMNREWLRTITPGEYRRTFAPLGRAYLPAESYMEMGVWSLLPDDSARLGDVRRRLERERRPEVIRFLGGGLWRNFMVKYEEINHLHKRMLLVSKKVHAMRRGRKRDRALELLWASQGNDPYWHGLYGGAYLFNIRVANYTNIIAAEEAAESEELMIALDQRDFDTDGHEELIITSQGLNAICAPAQGGAILELDYRPAHYNLYNVMTRRKEGYHSVLEQAAAEGKVITPDSPNYQDTLPPDAVRSKEPGLEKRLVYDWHRRTGYIDHFLGATTTFSEFARATYAEQGDFVNQPYKLAEVQRDDTSVYVALERDGHVWIGEIHRPVRIRKSFVIQFNDPTLYVKYTITQGSESPIFLRFGMETVIGFDDGHDLRYCALHVNEDGERRSLALPSEFEGVNAHTTDSNLKNLTVRTELSRPAFLWSFPLETITCSESGFESTYQGTVFLHLWHIHLNPGERWEVNVTQTVQQTATRPGV; translated from the coding sequence ATGACTGCGCCGATTTTTCTCTCACTTGTCTTTCATAACCATCAGCCCATTGGGCAGTTCGACTATGTGACCGAACATGCCACCCATGTCAGCTATTTGCCTTTGATTGAAGCATTGGAGCGCTTTCGCCATGTGAAAGTAGCTATGCACTTCAGCGGGGCGCTGCTTGATTGGGTGCAGCACCACCAACACGATTTGATTGAACGGCTGCGGGCGCTTGTCACACGGGGACAGGTTGAACTTCTCTCCGGGGGGTATTATGAACCTGCTCTAATCGCTATCCCTGATGAAGACAAAATTGGGCAGATCGAGAAACTGAACACCACCCTTCTCAATATGTTCGGAACTCCACCAGAGGGCTTATGGCTGGCAGAACGTATTTGGGAGCCACATCTTGCCCGCCCAATTGCCCAAGCAGCCATCAAGTACGCTATTTTGGACGACACCCATTTTGAGCGCGTCGGCTTTGATAAAGAACGTGATCTCTTTGGCTATTACATGACCGAAGAGCAAGGGGCGTCGTTGGCAGTGTTTCCTAGTTTGACCTACCTTCGCTATGCGATTCCCTATGCGCCGGTGGAAACCCTCTTTGATTGGCTGCGGGCAAACGCGATCACGCCGGAGGGGGGGCGTCCGCCGCGCTTGGCGATGATGGCGGACGACAGCGCCAAGTTCGGCATGTTCCCCGGCACATACGAATATTGCTGGGGCGATGGCAAATACATTGAGGAATTATTCACCTCCTTCGAGATGAACCGCGAATGGCTGCGGACGATCACCCCAGGTGAATATCGACGGACATTTGCCCCGCTTGGTCGGGCATACCTCCCCGCCGAAAGCTATATGGAGATGGGCGTTTGGTCACTCTTGCCCGATGACTCCGCCCGTTTGGGGGATGTCCGCCGCCGCTTGGAACGGGAACGCCGCCCAGAGGTGATTCGCTTTCTTGGGGGGGGGTTGTGGCGAAACTTCATGGTGAAGTATGAGGAGATCAACCACCTTCACAAGCGGATGCTGCTTGTCAGCAAGAAAGTTCACGCTATGCGCCGAGGGCGAAAACGAGATCGGGCGTTGGAACTGCTTTGGGCATCACAGGGGAACGATCCCTATTGGCATGGGCTGTATGGTGGCGCTTATCTGTTCAATATTCGGGTGGCGAACTACACCAATATCATTGCCGCAGAAGAAGCGGCAGAGAGTGAAGAGTTGATGATCGCCCTTGACCAGCGCGATTTTGATACGGATGGACACGAGGAATTGATCATCACCAGTCAGGGGTTGAATGCCATCTGCGCTCCGGCGCAAGGAGGGGCGATCCTTGAGCTTGATTACCGCCCGGCGCATTACAACCTGTACAATGTCATGACGCGCCGCAAAGAAGGCTATCACTCGGTGTTGGAGCAAGCCGCCGCTGAGGGCAAAGTAATCACCCCCGACTCCCCCAACTATCAAGACACGCTGCCACCGGATGCGGTGCGCTCCAAAGAGCCGGGCTTGGAGAAACGCCTTGTCTATGATTGGCACCGGCGGACAGGGTACATAGATCATTTCCTCGGCGCAACAACCACATTTTCAGAATTTGCCCGCGCCACTTATGCCGAACAAGGGGATTTTGTCAACCAACCCTACAAACTTGCCGAAGTCCAGCGCGATGATACCTCCGTGTACGTTGCCTTAGAGCGGGACGGGCATGTTTGGATCGGGGAGATACACCGCCCGGTGCGTATTCGTAAATCGTTTGTGATTCAGTTCAACGATCCGACGCTCTATGTGAAATACACGATTACGCAGGGCAGTGAATCGCCCATTTTCCTTCGGTTTGGCATGGAAACTGTCATTGGCTTTGACGATGGGCATGATCTTCGCTACTGTGCGCTCCATGTCAACGAGGATGGCGAACGGCGCTCTTTAGCCTTGCCCTCTGAATTTGAGGGGGTGAACGCCCATACAACCGATTCAAACCTGAAAAACCTCACCGTGCGCACAGAATTGAGCCGTCCAGCATTTTTATGGTCTTTCCCCTTAGAGACCATCACGTGTTCGGAATCAGGATTTGAAAGCACCTATCAAGGGACGGTCTTTCTGCACCTGTGGCATATTCACCTGAACCCGGGCGAACGTTGGGAGGTCAATGTTACACAAACGGTGCAGCAGACGGCGACGCGCCCAGGGGTGTAA
- a CDS encoding anaerobic glycerol-3-phosphate dehydrogenase subunit C encodes MLELHEQPYTPHLPYLEETPFSADHCLKCNICTQACPVAAVTPLFPGPKTVGPQAQRFRNGDLPSVDNSLDYCSSCGICTLVCPHGVRVMEINTQAKAHLAEAQPFGVKKFRNWILGRNAWWGLLGTPFAALLNWLFTFKPFRWALEKTIGVSQRAAFPKWAGYTFRGWWRRRERAAKSTPITAPTVVYYHGCSTNTYEPHIGKLAVQILEKNGFRVIVPEQACCGLPMQSNGDFPAARRFAAKNTEALAGYVRQGIPIVGTSASCIMALKGDYQHVLGMDDEDTRTLAGGIYDMSEFLYRLHGEGKLNTAFRPVGDFSPDLRAMAAERRVPYHAPCQLKAHGMGRPALDLLDLIPGMNTLEMDAECCGVAGTYAYKVEKRQIAEDVGAPLFNRIKELGAPLAICDTETCRWHIAQLSGVKVVHPIEILAEAYGISAD; translated from the coding sequence ATGCTCGAATTACATGAACAACCTTATACGCCCCATCTGCCGTATCTAGAGGAAACGCCCTTCAGTGCCGACCACTGCCTGAAATGCAACATCTGCACACAAGCGTGTCCCGTTGCTGCTGTGACGCCATTGTTTCCGGGTCCAAAAACGGTGGGTCCCCAAGCACAGCGTTTCCGTAATGGCGATCTGCCTTCGGTGGATAATTCGCTTGATTACTGTTCAAGCTGCGGCATTTGCACCCTTGTCTGCCCGCATGGGGTGCGCGTCATGGAGATCAACACACAGGCGAAGGCGCACCTTGCCGAGGCACAGCCTTTTGGTGTGAAGAAGTTCCGCAACTGGATTTTGGGGCGTAATGCATGGTGGGGGCTTTTAGGGACGCCCTTTGCCGCGCTTTTGAACTGGCTGTTTACCTTCAAACCCTTTCGCTGGGCGTTGGAAAAAACAATAGGCGTCTCGCAGCGGGCAGCGTTTCCAAAGTGGGCGGGGTACACCTTTCGGGGGTGGTGGCGGCGGCGTGAACGGGCGGCAAAAAGTACCCCGATCACCGCGCCTACCGTCGTTTATTATCATGGTTGCAGCACAAACACCTACGAGCCGCACATCGGAAAACTTGCCGTCCAAATTTTGGAGAAAAATGGTTTCCGCGTGATCGTTCCAGAGCAAGCGTGCTGCGGGCTGCCGATGCAATCGAACGGGGATTTTCCCGCAGCGCGGCGCTTCGCTGCAAAGAATACAGAGGCGTTGGCAGGCTATGTGCGGCAGGGGATTCCCATTGTTGGCACATCGGCAAGTTGCATTATGGCGCTGAAAGGGGATTACCAGCATGTTCTCGGCATGGATGATGAGGACACGCGCACGCTGGCAGGTGGCATTTACGATATGTCGGAATTCCTGTATCGCCTTCATGGGGAGGGAAAACTGAACACGGCGTTTCGTCCGGTGGGAGACTTTTCCCCTGACCTACGGGCGATGGCAGCCGAACGGCGCGTCCCCTACCACGCCCCATGTCAGTTAAAAGCACACGGTATGGGACGTCCTGCCCTTGATCTGCTTGATCTGATTCCCGGCATGAATACCCTTGAGATGGACGCTGAATGTTGTGGCGTTGCCGGCACCTATGCTTACAAAGTGGAAAAGCGTCAGATTGCAGAGGATGTGGGAGCGCCCCTCTTTAACCGGATCAAGGAATTAGGCGCACCACTTGCCATATGCGATACGGAAACCTGCCGCTGGCACATTGCCCAGTTAAGCGGGGTAAAAGTTGTCCATCCAATCGAAATTCTCGCTGAGGCATACGGGATCAGCGCCGACTGA
- a CDS encoding ATP-dependent metallopeptidase FtsH/Yme1/Tma family protein, with protein MSNMQKPPQNGSDPNGGGNPNNNKPTPPRLPIPMWMIVIFGGGLLFLLLMRALSPNDPFGGNTVEVAYSFFRNQVDTGNVKIVAITGTTVRGEFKTAVRYPEPNSPEALGTTSVMTSTFSVTLPPLQDSALLPDLNKQGVTVIANDSSPSTLLYIIVQWLPVILIGLLIFWTFSRARTQQNGIFGFGQSRARQYNEEHPQVTFVDVAGEDAAKEELTEMVDFLKDPDKYIRLGARIPRGVLLVGPPGTGKTLLARAVAGEAKVPFFSLSASEFVEMFVGVGASRVRDLFTRAKAAAPSIVFIDEIDAVGRQRGAGLGGGNDEREQTLNQLLVEMDGFDQRETVIVMAATNRPDVLDPALLRPGRFDRQVTVDLPDRKGREDILKVHTRDIPLSRDVDLAMLAGGTIGFSGADLENLANEAALSAARNRRDKVTMRDFQLALDRIMLGSTRPPLSNEHERKVVAYHEAGHALVAIMTPEADPVVKVTIVPRGRALGVTQYMPADDRRNYSKDYLMAMLYYIMGGRSAEETVFNQITTGAENDLRQATNLARSMVSQWGMNEEVGPVNYGDNDRQPFLGYSLAQTRQYSDATAALIDKETKRLVEQAHQHARHVLRDNRDKLDALAKELLDVEVIDQARVYEICGMPLNEASPMSNP; from the coding sequence ATGTCGAACATGCAAAAGCCTCCCCAAAACGGCAGCGACCCGAATGGGGGCGGTAATCCTAACAACAACAAACCCACCCCGCCGCGTTTGCCCATCCCCATGTGGATGATTGTCATTTTTGGTGGTGGGCTGCTCTTTCTCTTGCTGATGCGGGCGCTCTCACCAAACGATCCCTTCGGAGGGAACACGGTGGAAGTGGCGTACTCCTTCTTCCGCAACCAAGTGGATACAGGAAATGTCAAAATCGTGGCGATTACCGGTACAACGGTGCGCGGCGAATTCAAAACGGCGGTGCGCTACCCAGAGCCGAACTCCCCAGAAGCCTTGGGGACGACCTCGGTGATGACTTCTACCTTCAGCGTCACGCTCCCGCCCTTGCAAGACAGCGCCCTTTTGCCTGATCTAAACAAGCAGGGCGTCACGGTCATTGCCAACGATTCATCGCCTTCGACGCTGCTGTACATTATTGTCCAATGGCTGCCAGTGATCCTCATTGGGCTGCTCATCTTTTGGACGTTCAGCCGCGCCCGAACACAGCAAAACGGGATTTTTGGTTTTGGGCAAAGCCGTGCGCGGCAATACAACGAGGAACACCCCCAAGTGACCTTTGTCGATGTCGCGGGTGAAGATGCGGCGAAGGAAGAACTCACCGAGATGGTGGACTTCCTCAAAGACCCCGATAAATACATCCGCTTAGGGGCGCGTATCCCGCGTGGGGTGCTGTTGGTTGGTCCCCCCGGAACGGGAAAGACACTCCTTGCCCGTGCGGTGGCTGGCGAGGCGAAAGTGCCCTTTTTCTCCCTTTCTGCCTCGGAATTTGTCGAGATGTTTGTTGGCGTGGGGGCGTCTCGCGTGCGCGATTTGTTCACCCGTGCGAAGGCAGCCGCGCCGAGCATCGTCTTTATTGACGAGATTGACGCCGTTGGGCGGCAGCGTGGGGCGGGCTTGGGCGGCGGCAACGACGAGCGCGAGCAGACGTTGAACCAGCTTCTTGTGGAGATGGATGGTTTTGATCAGCGCGAGACGGTCATTGTCATGGCGGCGACGAACCGTCCCGATGTGCTTGATCCAGCCCTTCTCCGTCCGGGGCGCTTTGACCGCCAAGTAACGGTTGATTTGCCGGATCGCAAAGGGCGTGAGGATATCCTGAAGGTTCACACACGGGATATTCCGCTCTCACGGGATGTTGACTTGGCGATGTTGGCGGGCGGGACAATCGGCTTTTCTGGCGCAGATCTGGAAAACCTTGCCAATGAAGCAGCGCTCTCAGCGGCACGCAACCGCCGCGACAAAGTGACCATGCGCGATTTCCAACTGGCGTTGGATCGGATCATGCTTGGCTCGACACGCCCACCGCTCTCCAACGAGCATGAGCGAAAGGTTGTTGCCTATCACGAGGCGGGTCACGCATTGGTGGCGATTATGACGCCGGAAGCAGACCCGGTGGTGAAGGTAACCATTGTCCCACGCGGACGGGCGTTGGGCGTCACCCAATACATGCCTGCTGATGATCGCCGGAACTACTCGAAGGATTACCTCATGGCGATGCTCTACTACATTATGGGTGGGCGCAGCGCGGAGGAAACCGTCTTTAATCAGATCACCACTGGCGCAGAGAATGACCTGCGCCAGGCGACAAATCTTGCCCGCAGCATGGTGTCTCAATGGGGCATGAATGAGGAAGTTGGTCCTGTCAATTACGGGGACAATGATCGCCAGCCCTTCTTAGGCTACAGCCTTGCTCAGACTCGGCAGTATAGCGATGCCACCGCTGCGCTCATTGACAAAGAGACAAAGCGCCTTGTGGAGCAAGCGCACCAGCACGCCCGCCATGTCCTGCGTGATAATCGGGACAAGTTGGATGCGCTGGCGAAGGAACTGTTAGACGTTGAGGTGATTGATCAGGCGAGGGTCTATGAAATTTGTGGTATGCCCTTGAACGAGGCATCGCCCATGTCGAATCCGTAG